ACCGCGCGAAACTCATCGGCCGACAGCGGATCCAGAGGGTAGTCCACACCGCTCACGCAACCACATTCCGGCGTGCGGTTGCAGCGAATCGGGCAGAGTGCCGACGACGACCTCAGCGCTCGGCCAGGGTGAACCCTTCCCAGGCCTTTCGCCGCTCGGAGCGGGGGTCGTACTCGACCCGCGGCTGCCGATCGAAGACGTACACCGCCCGGTCGCCGACGTCGTAGGACGGCCAACCCGGTCCCGGTGTCCCGCTCCGGGTGAACTCCCGCCACCGCCGCTGCACATCGCGGCTGACCTTCCGGGCCGACCGGCGGTCGCCCACGGCGGTCAGCAAGGCGCCGTACGTGGTGTGGAACGTGTCGAACACGGCCAGCAGTTCCATCGCGTGGGTCGCCCCCAGCCCCGCCCAGTGCAGGGTCCGAGGCGCATAGTCGTAGCGATACACGAACGTGGGCGCGTGCCGACTGTGCGCCTCGGCGATCTGCCAGGTGGCCGAGGCGAACGCGAAGTCGCCACCGAGACGCACACAGGCGGCACTGCTCGGATAGTCCGGATAGGCCGCGACGATCCGGCGACGCTCCTCGGGATCCGTGGCGGAGAACAACTTCTCGATCATCGGCTCGTTGGTCGGCAGCAATTGCAGGAACCGGGTGAACAACCGCCCCTCGTCGGCATTGTTGCCCACGATCAGCGGAACGCGGTGTGCCCTGCCCTCGGCCATCGAGGTCACCGGATCGACCGGCAGATACTCGGTGCCGAACGTCGGCCCGACCGGGAACGCGCCCGGCATGTCCGTCTGGCCGCGGGCGATCAGTGCCTCCAGGGCCCGGCCCAGCTCGGCGGGCCGGGCGGACTTGAGCGCGGCAGCCGCCGATCCCCCACCGGGACTGATCATTTCGGCAAGTTGACCCGCCAGCCGGGCGGCCGCATCGGCGGAGCTGACCATGCCGCTGGCCGGGCTCTCCGAGATCACCTGCGCGAACAGCCCTTCGGCTTCGGGTACCGCCAGCAGGGTCGCGACGGCGTGCGCACCGGCGCTCTCGCCGAAGATCGTCACGTTCTCCGGGTCTCCGCCGAACACCGCGATGTTGTCGCGGACCCAACGCAGCGCCAACACCAGATCACGCAGGAACAAGTTGTCGTCGATCGGATGCCCCGGTGTCGACAGCGAGGACAGTTCGACGCAGCCGAGCATGCCGAGCCGGTAGTTGACCGAGACGAACACGCAGCCGCGACGGGCCAGTGCGGCGCCGTCGTAGACGGGAGTCGCCGAGCTGCCCAGGATGTAACCGCCGCCGTGCACGAAGAACATCACCGGCAATGGACCGTCGGCATCCGCGTCATCTGCTCCTCGCGTGCGCGGCTTTTCCGGCGCCACCACATTGAGCGTCAGACAGTCCTCGCTCATCGGCTGGTGCTTGCCGACGCCGACAAGCGTGTAGCGGCGTTGCTGCGGCGCGCAGTAACCGAACCCGTGGCAGTAGCGCACCCCGGGCCACGGTTCGGCCGGCTCCGGCGCCCGTAGCCGCAGGGGCCCGACCGGCGGCTTGGCGTAAGGGATGGAGCGCCAACGATGTACGCCGTCTTGCGTGAACCCCTCGACGATGCCGGTGCTGATCTTTGCCCGGACAGTCCGTTCGTGCATGCGTCGACCGTATCGAACAACACCGGTGTGGACGGGCAGGCGGTGGGCGTGGCATGCGCCCGCTAGCCTTGCGGGTATGCGCACCGTTGTGACTGTTGGGGCTGCTGTGCTCTTGGCCCTCGTGGCGGCCTGCTCGTCGGGAGAGGGGCGCGAGTCGCAGCCGACCTCGCAGCCCCGGATGTCGATGCCGGCCGGCGCCCCACACACCAAGACCACCACGCCCACCACGACGACGACCTCGCCACTACCCACCACCGCACCAGCTCCCGGGACCCCGATGAGCCGCGTGATCAAGTGGGTCGAGGCGGGCACCCCGGCCGACCCTTCCGGCTTCCACACCGCCACCCGCGAGGGCCAGTCCACGAGCCTCGGCGAGGATGTCGCGTTCGTCGCGCCGTCGGGCACCGCACGCTGCGCCACCGACAAGAACGCCAACGGTCAACTGGCATGCCTGATTCAGGCCGACGACCTGCCGTCCAAACCCGGCGACGTCGAGGGCCAGTGGATACCCGGCTGGGTGGATTTCGCGGGCGCGACCGTGGACATCGGCTCGCTGCACGGAGATCCGGGCCGGTTCGGCTACGGCAACGGCGCAGAACTCACCGAGGGCACCTCGCTGGCCTTCGGTGACTACCGGTGTCGCGCGGATGCGGCCGCCCTGGTGTGCGTCAACTACGCGCACCAGTCCGGGGTGCTACTGAACTCCTCCGGCGTGGAACCGCTGGGCTGCCTCAAACCGGTCGCCCCGCCGGTCGGTATCGGGCGCCAGCTCAGCTGCCCGCCGGACTAACGCCAGCCGTCGGCCGCCTTCGCGGCCTGGAGGAGCGCTTCGCACAACTGGCGCAGCTCGTCTGTCCCGGCGCCCTCGTCCACCGCGGTGGCCACATCCTCGGCCGCGCACCGGACCTGATACACCCGGTCGGACAACTGGGCTGCCTCGTCGGCGCTGAGCACCACCGAATCCGGGGCCAACGACGTGCCCTTCACCATCGCGCGCTGTTCGTAGGCGCGCTGTCGGCACGATTGCCGGCAGTACTGGCGACGGCGTCCCATCTGCGCATCGGCCACCTCACGTCCGCACCATCGGCACGGCTGCGGGCGGTTCTGTCTGTGGTGGCGCGCCATGGGTCACGACTGTAGACGGAGGTCGATTGTGATCGGCGTATCATGAGGGGTCGAGTCGGGAACTCAGCAACGCCATGCAGCGTTGAAACGTCCGGACAAATTCGCGTGAATGAGGAGTGTTGACGATGGCTGATCGTGTCCTGCGAGGCAGTCGCCTCGGAGCCGTGAGCTACGAGACCGACCGCAACCACGACCTGGCGCCGCGTCAGGTTGCCCGCTACCGCACCGAGAACGGCGAGGAGTTCGACGTCCCGTTCGCCGACGACGCCGAGATCCCCGGCACCTGGCTGTGCCGCAACGGGCTCGAGGGCACCCTCATCGAGGGTGACGTGCCCGAGCCCAAGAAGGTCAAGCCGCCGCGTACCCACTGGGACATGCTGCTGGAGCGTCGCTCCGTCGAGGAGCTCGAAGAGCTGCTCAAGGAGCGCCTCGACCTGATCAAGACCAAGCGCCGGGGTAGCTGAACACAAAAAAACCGCGGGCATGCACCTGGTGTGCATGCCCGCGGTTTTTTGTGTCTCAGCGCACCACGCCCCTGGCACGGTCCAAGCGTCCGCGAATGCCCCACTCCGCGACCTTGAACATCGCCTCACGGATGTTGGAACCACTCATCTTCGAGACCCCGAGCTCACGTTCGGTGAACGTGATGGGCACCTCGACGACCTTGAACCCGTTGTTGATGGCGCGCCAGGTCAGGTCGATCTGGAAGCAGTAGCCCTTGGAGTCCACCGCGGACAGGTCGATCTTCTCGAGCACCTCGCGCCGGTAGGCGCGGTACCCGGCGGTGATGTCGTGGATGCCGACGCCCAGAAGAAGCCGCGAGTAGGTGTTGGCGGTCTTCGACAGGACCAACCGGCGGACGGGCCAGTTGCGCACCGTGCCGCCGGAGACATACCGAGAACCGATGGCCAGGTCGGCCCCGGCGTCGACGGCGTCCAGCAGCCGGTTCAGTTCCTCGGGAGCGTGGCTGCCGTCGGCGTCCATCTCGACCAGAACCGAGTACCCGCGTCCCAGGCCCCAGGCAAAACCGGCCAGATACGCCGCACCGAGGCCCGCTTTGCTGGTCCGGTGCATCACGTGCACCCGATCCGGGTCGGCGAGAGCCAGCTCGTCGGCCAACTGGCCGGTGCCGTCGGGGCTACCGTCGTCGACGACGAGGATGTGTACCTCGGGAGTGGAGTGATGCACGCGCCCGACGATCAGCGGCAGGTTCTCCCGCTCGTTGTAGGTCGGAATGATCACCAGGGTGCGCTGACTCGGGCGTTCACCGTCCTGGGGGCGCGCTCCGTCACCAGGGACTGTCATGTGGCTCCTTCATCGTCGCGGGCCTTCGCCGGTGCGACGCCTCAACATTCTTTGCACGAACCCTCCATTGTGCAGTATCGACATGGACAACGCCGCAACAATGGCCCCGAGACCGAGGGTGACCAGCACCACTTGCAGCGCCGGGCCCCACTCGGTTGCGGGGGTCAGCTCGGTTTTCAGCCTGACCTGGCTGTCCAGGTAGGCGGGCTCGAAGAACTCGGTGCGCGCCAGCTCCCGTCCGTCCGGGGCGATCACCGCGCTGATGCCGGTGGTTCCGGCGACCACGACGTAGCGGTCGTGCTCGACGGCCCGTAGTTTGCCGAACGCCAACTGCTGCGCGCTCATGTTCGCGTCGAACGTGGCGTTGTTGGTCGGCACGGTCAGCACCTGGGCGCCACTGAGCACCGATTCCCGCGCTGCCCGGTCGAAGATCACTTCCCAGCACGTGGTCACCCCGATCGGTACACCGGCCGCGTGCACGACGCCGTTGCCCTCTCCCGGCACGAAGTAGCCGGCCCGGTCGGCATACGACGACAGATGCTTGAAGAAGCCGCGCCACGGCAGGTACTCGCCGAACGGCTGCACGATCTTCTTGTCATGGCGCTCGCCCGGGCCGTGCTCGGGATCCCACACGATCACCGTGTTGTTGGCCACCGGGTTGTCCCGGGTGTAGCCGTCGGCCTGGGTGACCGAACCCACCAGGATCGGGGCTCCGATGGCGTCGGCCGCGGCGGTGATCTGTGCGGCGGCATCCGCATTGGTCAGCGGGTCGATGTCCGAGGCGTTCTCGGGCCACACCACGAACATGGGCTGCGCGGCCTTGCCGGCACGAACATCGTCGGCCAGCCGCTGCGTCTCTTTCACGTGGTTGTCCAGTACGGCCCGGCGCTGCGAATTGAAGTCCAGGCCGAGCCGCGGCACGTTGCCCTGCACGGCCGCCACGGTGACGGTCTGTTCATCGCCCGCGCCGATGCCGGAATGACGGACCTGGGGCCACAACAACGCCGTGGCCAGCAGCACCGCCGTGATGCTCAGGCCCGGCAGCATGACCGCGGGGGCCGGGAAACCGGGCTTGTGTCCGTGTTTCCACCACTGCACGATCTCGAGGACCAGCAGTGTCACGCAGAAGCCGACGAGCACCACCGCGAACGACAGCAACGGCGCACCGCCCCACCGCGCGATCGGCAGCAGCGGCCCTCCGGTCTGACCGAATCCGACCACACCCCAAGGGAATCCACCGAACGGCACGGTCGATTTGAGCCACTCCTGGGTGACCCACAACGCGGCGAACCACACCGGCCAACCCGGCAATCTCCGGACCACGACCGCCGACAGGCCGAAGAGCCCGCAGAACAAGGCCTCCACCGCGGACAGGGCGAGCCACGGCACCGCCCCGACCAAACCGCTGATCCAGGGCAGCAGCGGGACATAGAACGCCAGGCCGAACAGGAAGCCGTAGCCGAAGCCGCCGGCCCGGGTGGTCGATCGCAGGGTCAGGACCCAGCCGAGCAACGCCACGCCGACAAAAGCCGCCCACCACCAGCCGGTCGGTGGATAGCTCAGGCACAACGCCAGTCCCCCACCGACCGCCGCACTCAGCTGCGCCCACCGCGCCGCGGTGGCCTTACCGAATCGCGAGGCCCGGCGGGTCACCACCGACCAGCGGTCCGGGGTGCCGTCAGCGGTCAGGCGATACCCGCGATCGTCCGGGTCGTCGTCGGGGTCGATGTCAGCGACCGGGTCGCCGGTGACGTCCTCGTCCAGTTCCCCGAACGCCTCGTCGTCGAGCTCGTCGAGTTCGGCCAGCTCGTCGTCCTCGACGGCGGGGATCACGTCGGTGACCTCGTTCGGTCCCGGCCGCGGCGGGCCCGATCTGCCTCTGGCCGAGGGGCGATCAGTGGCCATGGATGACGACACCCCGGTGGACGGTTCGACGGCAGCGCGGCAGCTCGGCGTCGGCGGCCAGCCGCGGAAGTGCGGGCACCCGCGAGCGCGGATCGGTCGACCAGCGCTGCACCGCATTGGCGGGTGCGCTGACTTCCAGGAGTTCGACGTCCCACACCGCGTAACTGGCGGCCGCTCCGGGCGTGAGGGTGCCGGTGACGCCGTCACGCACCCCGCCGGCCCGCCAGCCGCCGCGGGTCGCCGCAGCGAACGCGGCGCGGGCCGAGATGGCGCTGCCGGCTGTCCGATGCGAGACCGCCGCGCGCACGCTCTGCCAGGGGTTCATGCTGGTGACCGGGCTGTCGGAGCCGAACGCGAGGGGCACGCCTTCGGATGCTAACAGCGCGAACGGATTGAGCTGGTGAACTCGATCAACCCCGAGACGCTGGGCATACATGCCGGCCTTGCCGCCCCAAAGGGCGTCGAAGCCGGGCTGCATGCTAGCCACGACGCCCCAGGCCCCCAGCTGGGCGGCCTGCTGGGGGTCGACCATCTCCAGGTGTTCCAGGCGGTGACCACAGCGAGCGACGGCCGGCGTGCCCAGACGCTGCACGACGGTCGCGAAACCGTCCACGACGGCCGCGACGGCTGCATCGCCGATCACGTGGAACCCGGCCGGGATGCCGGCCTCGGTGCACGCCTGCACATGCGTGGTGATGGCCTCGGCGTCCAGATAGGCGTTGCCACAGGTCTCTGGTGCGTCGTGGTACGGCGCGTGGAGCCACGCGGTGCGCGAACCGAGGGCTCCGTCGACGAACAGGTCCCCGGCCAGCCCACGGGCACCGGTCTCGGCGATCAGGTGCCGGGCCTGCTCGGCGTCGGCGGCCGGCTCACCCCAGTACCCGACGATCTCCACGCCGTGTTCCAGAGCACGCAGCTCCTGCCAGTCGCGCAGACCGCCGATCTGCGGGCCCGCGCACTCATGGACCGCGGCGATGCCCATTCCGGCCGCGTGGTCGAGCGCCGCGAGCCGGGCGTCATGCCGCTGCTGCGGGGTCAACTGTTCGCGGGCAGCGGCGCGTACCAGGTGATGCGCGTCGGCGGTGAGCGGACGCTGCGGATCGAACCCGGTCGCGTCGGCCAGGGCGGGCACCAGCGTGCGCAGGGTGGTGGTCGCCGCGGCCGAATGAACGTCGATCCGCGCGAGATAGGCGGGGCGGTCCCCCAGTACCGCGTCGAGATCCGCGGTGCTCGGGCCGGTGCGCTCGGGCCAGCCCGACTCATCCCAGCCGTGTCCCCACACCGGCCCGTCGGGGTTCCGGCGCGCGTAGTCGCCCACCAGTTGCAGACAGTGCTGCAGCGAGGCGGCACCGCGCAGGTCCAGGCCGTGCAGGTTCAATCCGGTGGCGGTGAGATGGACGTGGCTGTCGACGAACGCGGGCGCGACGAAGCCACCGTCGAGGTCGACGATCTCGGCGTCGGGAAACTGGGACCGGCCGACGTCGTCACTACCCAGCCATGCCACTACGCCGTCGCGCACGGCGAATGCGGTCGCGTCGGGATTGCTGGGGCTGTGGATGCGCCCGTTGATCAGGAGAGTGGTCAAGCTGTTTCGGCTGGCTGTTAGGCCTTGGGAGGCAGGCGGTATGGATCGACTTCGGTCTTCTCGTTGAAGTCGGTGACGTCGATGACTTCGCCGTCAATGTAGTCGCCCGCTCCGTGGCGATAACCGGCGGTACCGGCCGGCCGGCCGAAACCGGCGGGCACCGAGACGATGAGCGGAACCCGCCGGGCTACCAGGCCGGTGAGGACGGGGCGGGCCGCAGCCCGCGTCGGCGGCAACAGCATCAGCGCGCCGACAACCGAACTGGCCAGGCCGGGAATCACCACCAGCACAGTGCCGAGTGCCACGAGCACGCTGTCGGACAACGCGCCGTGGGGATCCGACAGGCCGGTGCGCAGCCGGCGGATCTGCCGGTTGAGCTGGGAACCCGCCAGGGCCAGCCCGAGGACGAACGTCGCCGCGAGCACGAGGACCGTCCACCCGAAACCGATCGTCGCCGTCAGCGCGACGAGGACGGCCATCTCGAGCACGACGTAGATCAGGAACAGCCGCTTAGCCATGTGTACTCAACGATTTGCCGGGCGGTTCGGTTCCTGTCATGCCGTCAGCTCACCGGTTTGAGCAGGATCGAAACATTGTTCTGCATGCCACCGCGCAGCTTGGAGAAGACGTTGAATGTCTTGCCGAGCAGGCCGTATCGCTTGCCGATCGCGGTGTAGGTCGAGCCGTTGGCGGATTTCGGCAGGATCTCGGCAAGTGCCTCGACGGCCTCGCTCTTGGGATTGCCGCGTACGTCACACACCGCGACGGTGACCCGCGGGGTGTTACGGATCCGCTTGACCTTCCAGGACTTCTCCTGGGTGATCGCCACCAACCCGTCAGGGGACGGAGCGGCCCAGATCGCGGTCGGCTTGGGCCTGCCGTCCTTGGTGAACGTGGTCAGCAGAACGTAATCGGCCTTGGCGACATCGGCGAAGGTGAGAGCCATGCCGCCCAATCTAAGTCACGCGGCCGGCGACTGTTGACTCTGCGAACAGGGCGGAAATGCCCGAGAGCGGTGCGCCCTGGCCGCAGAGTCGACGCTGTCAGCCCTCGAGCTCGCCCTCGGTTTCCAGCAGCACCTGGCGCAGCCCGTCCAGGGTGGCCTGCTCGGGCTGGGCCCACATGCCGCGGCCCGCAGCCTCCAGCAGCCGCTCGGCCATGCCGTGCAGCGCCCACGGGTTGGATTCGGCCATGAACTTGCGGTTCTCGTCATCCAGCACGTACTCGGCCGACAGCCGCTCGTACATCCAGTCGGCCATCACATGCGCGGTGGCGTCGTAGCCGAACAGGTAGTCGACGGTGGCCGCCATCTCGAACGCGCCCTTGTAGCCGTGGCGGCGCATCGCATTGATCCAGCGGGGGTTGACCACCCTGGCCCGGAAGACGCGGTTGGTCTCCTCCGAGAGCGTGCGGGTGCGGACCGCATCAGGCCGGGTGTTGTCGCCGATGTAGGCCGCCGGCGCCTGGCCGGTCAGTGCCCGCACCGTGGCGACCATGCCGCCGTGATACTGGAAGTAGTCGTCGGAATCGGCGATGTCGTGTTCGCGGGTGTCGGTGTTCTTGGCGGCCACCGCGATCCGCCGGTAGGCCCGGTTCATGTCGTCGGAGGCAGGGGCACCGTCGAGGCCCCGCCCGTAGGCGAACCCGCCCCAGGCGGTGTACACCTCGGCCAGGTCGGCGTCGTCGCGCCAGTTGCGGCTGTCGATCAGCTGCAACAGGCCGGCCCCGTAGGTCCCCGGCTTGGATCCGAAAATCCTTGTCGTGGCCCGTCTTTGATCACCATGCTCGGCCAGGTCGGCTTGAGCGTGGGCACGCACATAGTTGTCCTCGGCCGACTCGTCCAAACCGGCCACCAGTGCCACCGCATCGTCGAGCATGGTGACCACATGCGGGAAGGCGTCGCGGAAGAATCCGGAGATCCGCACCGTGACGTCGATGCGCGGGCGGCCGAGTTCGGCCAGGTCGATCGGCTCCAGGTTCACCACCCGGCGCGAGGCGTCGTCCCACACGGGCCGCACCCCCAGCAGGGCGAGCACTTCGGCTATGTCGTCACCGGCGGTGCGCATGGCCGACGTTCCCCATACCGACAGGCCCACCGACTGCGGCCAGCGGCCATGGTCGGTCCGGTAGCGGTCCAGGAGTGAATCAGCCATCGCCACACCGGTTTCCCAGGCCAGCCGGGACGGCACCGCCTTGGGGTCCACCGAGTAGAAGTTGCGGCCGGTGGGCAGGACGTTGACCAGGCCTCGCAGCGGTGAACCCGACGGGCCTGAGGTGATGAAGCCGCCGGCCAGGGCCCGCAGCACCTGGTCGATCTCGCCGGCGGTGCCGGCCAGTCGGGGCACCACCTCGGTGGCGGCGAACCGCAGGATGCGGGCCACCTCGGGGTTGTCGGTGATGCGGTCCACCGCAGAAGCGTCCCAACCGGATTCCTGCAGGGCGGCGACCAGTTCGCGGGCCCCGGCTTCGGCGGCGTCGACGGCCGCCCGGTCGTCACTGCCGTCTTCGGTCAGGCCGAGCGCCTGCCGCAGCCCCGGCACCGTCTGCTCGCCACCGAACAGTTGTCGGGCCCGCAGGATCGCCAGCACCAGGTCGAGTTCGCCTTCACCGGTGGGCTTCTGCCCCAGCACGTGCAGGCCGTCACGGATCTGTACGTCCTTGATCTCGCACAGCCAGCCGTCGACGTGCAGCAGCATGTCGTCGAACGAATCCTCGTCGGGACGATCCTCCAGGCCCAGGTCGTGGTCCATCTTGGCCGCCCGCATCAGCGTCCAGATCTGCTGACGGATGGCCGGCAGCTTGCCGGGGTCCAGCGCCGACACCGTGGAGTGCTCGTCGAGCAGCTGCTCGAGTTTGGCGGTGTCGCCGTAGGTTTCGGCGCGTGCCATGGGCGGGATGAGGTGGTCGATCAGGGTGGCGTGTGCCCGGCGTTTGGCCTGGGTGCCCTCCCCCGGGTCGTTGACCAGGAACGGATAGATCAGCGGCAGATCGCCGAGGGCGGCATCGGTGCCGCAGGCCGCGCTCATGCCGAGGGTCTTGCCGGGCAGCCATTCCAGGTTGCCGTGCTTACCCAGGTGCACGACGGCATGCGCACCGAATGAGCCGGGGAACG
The genomic region above belongs to Mycolicibacterium sp. HK-90 and contains:
- the lnt gene encoding apolipoprotein N-acyltransferase; this encodes MATDRPSARGRSGPPRPGPNEVTDVIPAVEDDELAELDELDDEAFGELDEDVTGDPVADIDPDDDPDDRGYRLTADGTPDRWSVVTRRASRFGKATAARWAQLSAAVGGGLALCLSYPPTGWWWAAFVGVALLGWVLTLRSTTRAGGFGYGFLFGLAFYVPLLPWISGLVGAVPWLALSAVEALFCGLFGLSAVVVRRLPGWPVWFAALWVTQEWLKSTVPFGGFPWGVVGFGQTGGPLLPIARWGGAPLLSFAVVLVGFCVTLLVLEIVQWWKHGHKPGFPAPAVMLPGLSITAVLLATALLWPQVRHSGIGAGDEQTVTVAAVQGNVPRLGLDFNSQRRAVLDNHVKETQRLADDVRAGKAAQPMFVVWPENASDIDPLTNADAAAQITAAADAIGAPILVGSVTQADGYTRDNPVANNTVIVWDPEHGPGERHDKKIVQPFGEYLPWRGFFKHLSSYADRAGYFVPGEGNGVVHAAGVPIGVTTCWEVIFDRAARESVLSGAQVLTVPTNNATFDANMSAQQLAFGKLRAVEHDRYVVVAGTTGISAVIAPDGRELARTEFFEPAYLDSQVRLKTELTPATEWGPALQVVLVTLGLGAIVAALSMSILHNGGFVQRMLRRRTGEGPRR
- a CDS encoding amidohydrolase; its protein translation is MTTLLINGRIHSPSNPDATAFAVRDGVVAWLGSDDVGRSQFPDAEIVDLDGGFVAPAFVDSHVHLTATGLNLHGLDLRGAASLQHCLQLVGDYARRNPDGPVWGHGWDESGWPERTGPSTADLDAVLGDRPAYLARIDVHSAAATTTLRTLVPALADATGFDPQRPLTADAHHLVRAAAREQLTPQQRHDARLAALDHAAGMGIAAVHECAGPQIGGLRDWQELRALEHGVEIVGYWGEPAADAEQARHLIAETGARGLAGDLFVDGALGSRTAWLHAPYHDAPETCGNAYLDAEAITTHVQACTEAGIPAGFHVIGDAAVAAVVDGFATVVQRLGTPAVARCGHRLEHLEMVDPQQAAQLGAWGVVASMQPGFDALWGGKAGMYAQRLGVDRVHQLNPFALLASEGVPLAFGSDSPVTSMNPWQSVRAAVSHRTAGSAISARAAFAAATRGGWRAGGVRDGVTGTLTPGAAASYAVWDVELLEVSAPANAVQRWSTDPRSRVPALPRLAADAELPRCRRTVHRGVVIHGH
- the cobN gene encoding cobaltochelatase subunit CobN yields the protein MSHPSEEPVVAAASDATAPTVLLLSTSDTDLITARASGARYRWANPSRLVSGELEELLEGADIAVIRILGGYRAWQDGIDTVVASGLPTVVVSGEQSPDAELMGHSTAPQGAALQTHVYLAQGGVHNLANLHAFLCDTLLMTGFGFSAPVTTPNWGILERPAAVPDGRPAAAPDGRPAVAVLYYRAQQLAGNTGYVEALCAAIEQAGGRALPVFCASLRTAEPELLELLGTVDALITTVLAAGGATPAAVGAGGNDDSWNVAHLAALDIPILQGLCLTSSRDQWADNDDGMSPLDVATQVAVPEFDGRIITVPFSFKEIDSEGLISYVADPERCARVAGLAVRHARLRAIPAAEKRVAVVFSAYPTKHARIGNAVGLDTPASAVALLRAMRDAGYDIGDIPGVDSGDGDALIHSLIEKGGQDPDWLTDEALAANPIRVPAKDYRAWFATLPAELADAVVEHWGPPPGELFVDRSRDPDGEIVIAAIRAGNVVLVVQPPRGFGENPVAIYHDPDLPPSHHYLAAYRWLDSSFPGSFGAHAVVHLGKHGNLEWLPGKTLGMSAACGTDAALGDLPLIYPFLVNDPGEGTQAKRRAHATLIDHLIPPMARAETYGDTAKLEQLLDEHSTVSALDPGKLPAIRQQIWTLMRAAKMDHDLGLEDRPDEDSFDDMLLHVDGWLCEIKDVQIRDGLHVLGQKPTGEGELDLVLAILRARQLFGGEQTVPGLRQALGLTEDGSDDRAAVDAAEAGARELVAALQESGWDASAVDRITDNPEVARILRFAATEVVPRLAGTAGEIDQVLRALAGGFITSGPSGSPLRGLVNVLPTGRNFYSVDPKAVPSRLAWETGVAMADSLLDRYRTDHGRWPQSVGLSVWGTSAMRTAGDDIAEVLALLGVRPVWDDASRRVVNLEPIDLAELGRPRIDVTVRISGFFRDAFPHVVTMLDDAVALVAGLDESAEDNYVRAHAQADLAEHGDQRRATTRIFGSKPGTYGAGLLQLIDSRNWRDDADLAEVYTAWGGFAYGRGLDGAPASDDMNRAYRRIAVAAKNTDTREHDIADSDDYFQYHGGMVATVRALTGQAPAAYIGDNTRPDAVRTRTLSEETNRVFRARVVNPRWINAMRRHGYKGAFEMAATVDYLFGYDATAHVMADWMYERLSAEYVLDDENRKFMAESNPWALHGMAERLLEAAGRGMWAQPEQATLDGLRQVLLETEGELEG
- a CDS encoding PPOX class F420-dependent oxidoreductase; this translates as MALTFADVAKADYVLLTTFTKDGRPKPTAIWAAPSPDGLVAITQEKSWKVKRIRNTPRVTVAVCDVRGNPKSEAVEALAEILPKSANGSTYTAIGKRYGLLGKTFNVFSKLRGGMQNNVSILLKPVS
- a CDS encoding carboxylesterase/lipase family protein, coding for MHERTVRAKISTGIVEGFTQDGVHRWRSIPYAKPPVGPLRLRAPEPAEPWPGVRYCHGFGYCAPQQRRYTLVGVGKHQPMSEDCLTLNVVAPEKPRTRGADDADADGPLPVMFFVHGGGYILGSSATPVYDGAALARRGCVFVSVNYRLGMLGCVELSSLSTPGHPIDDNLFLRDLVLALRWVRDNIAVFGGDPENVTIFGESAGAHAVATLLAVPEAEGLFAQVISESPASGMVSSADAAARLAGQLAEMISPGGGSAAAALKSARPAELGRALEALIARGQTDMPGAFPVGPTFGTEYLPVDPVTSMAEGRAHRVPLIVGNNADEGRLFTRFLQLLPTNEPMIEKLFSATDPEERRRIVAAYPDYPSSAACVRLGGDFAFASATWQIAEAHSRHAPTFVYRYDYAPRTLHWAGLGATHAMELLAVFDTFHTTYGALLTAVGDRRSARKVSRDVQRRWREFTRSGTPGPGWPSYDVGDRAVYVFDRQPRVEYDPRSERRKAWEGFTLAER
- the rbpA gene encoding RNA polymerase-binding protein RbpA: MADRVLRGSRLGAVSYETDRNHDLAPRQVARYRTENGEEFDVPFADDAEIPGTWLCRNGLEGTLIEGDVPEPKKVKPPRTHWDMLLERRSVEELEELLKERLDLIKTKRRGS
- a CDS encoding polyprenol monophosphomannose synthase gives rise to the protein MTVPGDGARPQDGERPSQRTLVIIPTYNERENLPLIVGRVHHSTPEVHILVVDDGSPDGTGQLADELALADPDRVHVMHRTSKAGLGAAYLAGFAWGLGRGYSVLVEMDADGSHAPEELNRLLDAVDAGADLAIGSRYVSGGTVRNWPVRRLVLSKTANTYSRLLLGVGIHDITAGYRAYRREVLEKIDLSAVDSKGYCFQIDLTWRAINNGFKVVEVPITFTERELGVSKMSGSNIREAMFKVAEWGIRGRLDRARGVVR
- a CDS encoding FxsA family protein, yielding MAKRLFLIYVVLEMAVLVALTATIGFGWTVLVLAATFVLGLALAGSQLNRQIRRLRTGLSDPHGALSDSVLVALGTVLVVIPGLASSVVGALMLLPPTRAAARPVLTGLVARRVPLIVSVPAGFGRPAGTAGYRHGAGDYIDGEVIDVTDFNEKTEVDPYRLPPKA